The proteins below come from a single Actinomycetota bacterium genomic window:
- a CDS encoding sodium-translocating pyrophosphatase encodes MSDNSAWVALVCGLIAIAYGLGLAAYILKQPAGNERMREIAGAIQEGAKAYLNRQYAIIGVVAVVLFLVIGFLGSAVDSSLLGWKAAIGFLIGAVASAAAGFIGMNVSVRTNVRTAEAARGGLKPALSISFKGGSVTGLLVVGLGLLAVAGYFLVLGGDKEAVAPLVGLAFGGSLISVFARLGGGIFTKGADVGADLVGKVEAGIPEDDPRNPAVIADNVGDNVGDCAGMAADLFETYAVTTVAVMFLGSLFFVGTGSINAILFPLLLGGASIITSIIGTWFVRLGKNSSVTSALYTGLGVAAVLSALLFIPLTKWMMEGVVPSGANGIIPGGWANYYWAALVGLGVTILLVAITEYYTGTIWPPVRSIAKASETGHATNIIAGLAVSLKATALPVIVIVAGIVSSYELAGYYGIGVAVMAMLSLAGIVVALDAYGPITDNAGGIAEMAELPDSVRAVTDPLDAVGNTTKAVTKGYAIGSAGLAAVILFVSYVEELKFAIGKAGETALDLSFDLADPFVVVGLFIGGLMPFIFAAFSMEAVGRAGAQVVEEVRQQFKEKPGIMQGTEKPDYARSVRIVTASAQKQMLIPGLIPIIVPIIVAFIFGVDNGRVMLGGLLLGVIVTGIFVAISMTSGGGAWDNAKKLIEDGEFGGKGSEAHKAAVTGDTVGDPYKDTAGPAINPMIKIANIVALLLIPFLV; translated from the coding sequence CTGTCGGACAATAGTGCATGGGTCGCGCTCGTTTGCGGGCTCATCGCCATCGCATACGGCCTGGGTCTCGCCGCATACATCCTCAAGCAGCCCGCGGGCAACGAGAGGATGCGCGAGATCGCAGGAGCGATCCAGGAGGGCGCCAAGGCGTACCTCAACCGTCAGTACGCGATCATCGGCGTCGTCGCCGTGGTCCTGTTCCTCGTGATCGGCTTCCTCGGCAGCGCAGTGGATTCGTCGCTGCTCGGCTGGAAGGCCGCGATCGGGTTCCTCATCGGTGCCGTGGCGTCCGCCGCGGCCGGCTTCATCGGAATGAACGTCTCGGTGCGCACCAACGTGCGCACGGCCGAGGCGGCCCGGGGCGGCCTCAAGCCGGCCCTGAGCATCTCGTTCAAGGGCGGTTCGGTCACGGGCCTGCTCGTGGTGGGCCTGGGCCTGTTGGCGGTGGCCGGGTACTTCCTGGTCCTCGGCGGCGACAAGGAGGCCGTTGCCCCGCTCGTGGGCCTGGCCTTCGGCGGCTCGCTCATCAGCGTGTTCGCCCGTCTGGGCGGCGGCATCTTCACCAAGGGCGCCGACGTGGGCGCTGACCTGGTGGGCAAGGTCGAGGCGGGAATCCCCGAGGACGACCCGCGCAACCCGGCCGTGATCGCCGACAACGTGGGCGACAACGTCGGCGACTGCGCCGGTATGGCCGCCGACCTGTTCGAGACCTACGCGGTCACCACCGTGGCGGTGATGTTCCTGGGCTCGCTGTTCTTCGTGGGCACCGGCTCCATCAACGCCATCCTGTTCCCGCTTCTGCTCGGCGGCGCGTCGATCATCACCTCGATCATCGGCACGTGGTTCGTGAGGCTCGGCAAGAACAGCTCCGTCACCTCGGCGCTCTACACGGGCCTGGGCGTGGCGGCGGTGCTCTCGGCCCTGCTCTTCATCCCGCTGACGAAGTGGATGATGGAGGGCGTTGTTCCGAGTGGCGCCAACGGGATCATCCCGGGCGGATGGGCCAACTACTACTGGGCCGCTCTGGTGGGCCTGGGCGTGACCATCCTGCTGGTGGCCATCACCGAGTACTACACCGGCACCATCTGGCCGCCGGTGCGCAGCATCGCCAAGGCGTCCGAGACCGGGCACGCCACCAACATCATCGCCGGCCTCGCCGTGAGCCTGAAGGCCACCGCCCTGCCGGTGATCGTGATCGTGGCCGGCATCGTCAGCTCGTACGAGCTGGCGGGCTACTACGGAATCGGCGTGGCGGTGATGGCAATGCTCTCGCTTGCGGGGATCGTCGTGGCGCTCGACGCCTACGGCCCGATCACCGACAACGCGGGCGGCATCGCCGAGATGGCCGAGCTGCCCGACTCGGTGCGCGCGGTCACCGATCCGCTCGACGCGGTCGGTAACACCACCAAGGCCGTCACCAAGGGCTACGCCATCGGTTCGGCTGGCCTCGCCGCCGTGATCCTCTTCGTCTCGTACGTCGAGGAACTCAAGTTCGCGATCGGGAAGGCGGGCGAGACGGCACTCGATCTCTCGTTCGACCTCGCCGACCCGTTCGTGGTGGTCGGACTCTTCATCGGTGGCCTCATGCCCTTCATCTTCGCCGCCTTCTCCATGGAGGCGGTGGGACGCGCAGGAGCCCAGGTGGTGGAGGAAGTGCGCCAGCAGTTCAAGGAAAAGCCAGGGATCATGCAGGGCACCGAGAAGCCGGACTACGCGCGCAGCGTGCGCATCGTCACGGCTTCGGCGCAGAAGCAGATGCTGATCCCGGGCCTCATCCCGATCATCGTGCCGATCATCGTCGCCTTCATCTTCGGCGTCGACAACGGGCGCGTGATGCTTGGAGGACTGCTGCTCGGCGTCATCGTCACCGGAATCTTCGTGGCCATCTCCATGACCTCAGGCGGTGGAGCGTGGGACAACGCGAAGAAGCTGATCGAGGACGGCGAGTTCGGCGGAAAGGGATCCGAGGCCCATAAGGCGGCGGTGACCGGTGACACCGTCGGTGACCCCTACAAGGACACCGCGGGTCCCGCCATCAACCCGATGATCAAGATCGCCAACATCGTGGCGCTCCTGCTCATCCCCTTCCTGGTCTAG
- a CDS encoding TrkA family potassium uptake protein encodes MRGPGQPGPRILRRHGRARHRNDRPVGAHPCIGRDPAGAVRRHRGQRRGVDTGRRAGHRRRRAPVAVVAAAVGLGFSRSLGGARVFVVVVGCGRVGARVARDLAEDGHDVNVIDQNAEALQRLGSDFPGEFVQGVALETTVLEAAGIKRADAFVAATNGDNTNLVIAQLARDRYLVDCVIVRVLDPARAKFYEEKGLVTVCPTRSAIDRMSQALRAFATGDEEQAA; translated from the coding sequence ATGCGGGGGCCCGGGCAACCGGGCCCCCGCATCCTGCGGCGTCATGGACGGGCGCGCCATCGCAACGATCGTCCTGTCGGGGCTCATCCTTGCATTGGGCGTGATCCAGCTGGTGCGGTGCGCCGTCACCGGGGCCAGCGCCGTGGCGTGGATACTGGGCGTCGCGCTGGTCATCGCCGGCGGCGGGCGCCTGTGGCTGTGGTGGCGGCAGCGGTCGGACTAGGGTTCAGTCGATCTCTTGGAGGAGCGCGGGTGTTCGTCGTGGTTGTGGGGTGTGGCCGGGTTGGCGCCCGGGTGGCGCGCGACCTGGCGGAGGATGGTCACGACGTCAACGTGATCGACCAGAACGCCGAGGCGCTGCAGCGGCTCGGCAGCGACTTCCCCGGGGAGTTCGTGCAGGGAGTTGCGCTCGAGACCACCGTGCTCGAGGCCGCGGGCATCAAGCGGGCGGACGCCTTCGTGGCGGCCACCAACGGCGACAACACCAACCTGGTCATCGCGCAGCTCGCGCGCGACCGCTATCTGGTGGATTGCGTGATCGTGCGCGTGCTCGACCCCGCGCGCGCGAAGTTCTACGAGGAGAAGGGCCTCGTCACCGTGTGCCCCACGCGCAGCGCCATCGATCGCATGTCGCAGGCGCTGCGCGCCTTCGCCACGGGCGATGAGGAGCAGGCTGCCTGA
- a CDS encoding S-methyl-5'-thioadenosine phosphorylase codes for MADQRAEIGVFGGSGFYSFLQDTEEVVMDTPYGAPSGNIVIGDVGGRRVAFLPRHGHHHQYPPHMIPYRANVRAMKELGVTHLLGPCASGSLQPDIGLGEFVVCDQYIDRTSARKDTFYDGPHATHVSAADPYCDTLRGLLVDGCKELGIPVHDGGTVVVVQGPRFSTRAESKWFNHMGWHAINMTAYPECHLARELEICYANVSLVTDYDAGLEGMQGVQPVSLAEVFEVFAKNNERLRDLLFSVIPRIPSHQDACGNALEGAVISDH; via the coding sequence GTGGCCGACCAGCGCGCGGAGATCGGGGTGTTCGGGGGCTCGGGTTTCTACTCGTTCCTGCAGGACACCGAGGAAGTGGTGATGGACACCCCGTATGGGGCGCCCAGCGGCAACATCGTGATCGGCGATGTCGGCGGGCGCCGCGTGGCGTTCCTCCCGCGGCACGGCCACCACCATCAGTACCCGCCGCACATGATCCCCTACAGGGCGAACGTGCGGGCCATGAAGGAGCTCGGGGTCACGCACCTGCTGGGGCCATGTGCGTCGGGCAGCCTGCAACCCGACATCGGCCTGGGCGAGTTCGTGGTGTGCGACCAGTACATCGACCGCACCTCGGCCCGCAAGGACACCTTCTACGACGGCCCGCACGCCACTCACGTGAGCGCCGCCGACCCCTACTGCGACACCCTGCGCGGCCTGCTGGTGGATGGCTGCAAGGAGCTGGGGATCCCCGTTCACGACGGCGGCACGGTGGTGGTGGTACAGGGCCCCCGGTTCTCCACCCGCGCCGAGAGCAAGTGGTTCAACCACATGGGCTGGCACGCCATCAACATGACCGCCTACCCCGAGTGCCACCTCGCCCGCGAGCTCGAGATCTGTTACGCCAACGTGTCGCTGGTCACCGATTACGACGCCGGGCTCGAGGGCATGCAGGGGGTGCAGCCGGTGTCACTGGCCGAGGTGTTCGAGGTCTTCGCGAAGAACAACGAGCGGCTTCGCGACCTGCTGTTCTCGGTGATCCCGCGCATCCCGTCCCATCAGGACGCCTGCGGCAACGCCCTCGAGGGCGCCGTGATCAGCGACCACTGA
- a CDS encoding YbdK family carboxylate-amine ligase, which translates to MPEAPSILDGVRDRFAASTDFTVGLEEEYQLLDPTSMALVQRFEDVHDSAPADLRGHLAGELITSEIEYKTAPHMTFAGAARELAEGRLAVIRHAESLGIATAITGCHPFSPWQDQRIIDTPHYERVAGELGYIAWINNTWSQHLHVGLRDADRAIRVCTAMRSVLPEILALSANSAVYLGRVTRLHSTRTSLFTKSFPRCGIPDPLMDFDEYADFVRLLERTGSIVESTQIWWSIRPHHDFGTIEVRIADGQTDMVEAFGITALSLALVARFAEAYDAGEPLPAHPGRLLEENLWRAQRHGLAGKMIDFATGEERTTGDAVRALLEYSAPAHDRLGLAPFLAAVPTMLDEGNGALRQIRAMESGEDIVAMHAQAAERTRRSAENALEMMGTVSNA; encoded by the coding sequence GTGCCCGAGGCTCCCTCGATACTCGACGGCGTGCGCGACCGCTTCGCCGCCTCCACCGACTTCACCGTGGGGCTCGAGGAGGAGTACCAGCTGCTCGACCCCACCTCGATGGCGCTGGTGCAGCGGTTCGAGGACGTCCACGACTCGGCGCCCGCTGACCTGAGGGGCCACCTCGCCGGCGAGCTCATCACCAGCGAGATCGAGTACAAGACCGCCCCCCACATGACCTTCGCCGGCGCCGCGCGCGAGCTGGCCGAGGGGCGGTTGGCGGTGATCAGGCATGCCGAGTCGCTGGGCATCGCCACGGCCATCACCGGCTGCCATCCGTTCAGCCCATGGCAGGACCAGCGCATCATCGACACCCCGCACTACGAGCGCGTGGCCGGCGAGCTCGGATACATCGCGTGGATCAACAACACCTGGTCGCAGCACCTGCACGTCGGCCTGCGCGACGCCGACCGCGCCATTCGCGTGTGCACCGCCATGCGCAGCGTGCTGCCCGAGATTCTCGCGCTGTCAGCCAACAGCGCCGTGTACCTGGGCAGGGTCACGCGGCTGCACTCCACCCGCACGTCGCTGTTCACGAAGTCGTTCCCGCGTTGCGGCATCCCCGATCCGCTCATGGACTTCGACGAGTACGCCGACTTCGTGCGGCTGCTCGAGCGCACCGGGTCGATCGTGGAGAGCACGCAGATCTGGTGGAGCATCCGGCCGCACCACGACTTCGGCACCATCGAGGTGCGCATCGCCGACGGCCAGACCGACATGGTGGAGGCCTTTGGAATAACCGCGCTGTCGCTGGCGCTGGTGGCGCGCTTCGCCGAGGCCTACGACGCCGGCGAGCCCTTGCCGGCCCACCCCGGGCGCCTGCTCGAGGAGAACCTCTGGCGTGCACAGCGCCACGGGCTGGCGGGCAAGATGATCGACTTCGCCACCGGCGAGGAGCGCACCACAGGCGACGCCGTGCGCGCCCTGCTGGAGTACTCGGCCCCGGCGCACGACCGGCTGGGGCTTGCGCCGTTCCTCGCGGCGGTCCCGACAATGCTGGATGAGGGCAACGGCGCGCTGCGCCAGATTCGCGCCATGGAGTCCGGGGAGGACATCGTGGCGATGCACGCACAGGCCGCCGAGCGCACGCGTCGCTCGGCGGAGAACGCACTCGAGATGATGGGAACGGTGAGCAACGCATGA